From Candidatus Thermoplasmatota archaeon:
GAGGGACCATCACTCCGGAGTGCGGTATTCGCCACCCACACGCGGGACGGCACTACGCAGACGGCGAGGCATAGGGGTCTCTGACGCAGTGGAAGCTCTTCACGTGGCAGGAACGAACCACAAGTTTATTAGGCAGCGATGACTCGGACTGCAATACGCGCAGGAATCAGGAGCTTCTAAGAACCTTTTTCTTGTCGAGAAAATAGGAGAGTGAACAATGGATAGAGAAACGCATAAGGCAACCTGTTCTGACTGCGGCCAGGAGTGCGAAGTCCCCTTCAAACCCGACCCAGACAGACCGGTATACTGCCGAGATTGCTGGTCGAAGAGAAGACCGCAGAGAAGTGGAAGGTTCTAGAAGTCGATACTGACACACAAACGAGATCGCGTGGAGATTGATCGTTTCTGTTGCTTGATGGTTCAGTTGTAACGCTGGTCCGGACACCAATGCCCGGTCTGAAGTTCTTCTCCCGTATCCTGTCGGATTCAGCAGGCTAAGGTCTCTACCTGGGCTCAACAACCCGAGATCAAATCGTCCTCGTAG
This genomic window contains:
- a CDS encoding DNA-directed RNA polymerase, encoding MDRETHKATCSDCGQECEVPFKPDPDRPVYCRDCWSKRRPQRSGRF